A stretch of the Planktothricoides raciborskii GIHE-MW2 genome encodes the following:
- the yidD gene encoding membrane protein insertion efficiency factor YidD has protein sequence MTQNFFTLFGKAVATISLKFVILVSLVSNNFPESIKQVIDKVMTFISLQIISAYKKYIDPYKKGKCAYRTLHGGLSCSDFIKSVALENGASAAIPLVQQRYDQCREAHLFLQRDSSLSVNADHNDCIHCSGTGN, from the coding sequence ATGACACAGAACTTTTTCACCCTTTTTGGGAAAGCCGTTGCAACAATTAGCTTGAAATTTGTTATTTTGGTCTCACTTGTTTCAAATAATTTTCCCGAATCAATTAAGCAAGTTATTGACAAAGTAATGACATTTATTTCTCTGCAAATAATTTCTGCTTATAAAAAGTACATCGATCCTTACAAAAAGGGAAAATGTGCTTATCGGACTCTGCACGGTGGACTATCTTGCTCCGATTTTATTAAAAGTGTTGCGCTGGAAAATGGTGCTTCTGCTGCTATTCCTTTAGTACAACAGCGATATGATCAGTGTCGAGAAGCCCACTTATTTTTGCAGCGAGACTCATCTCTATCTGTAAATGCTGACCATAATGATTGTATTCATTGTAGTGGTACAGGAAATTAA
- a CDS encoding type II toxin-antitoxin system VapC family toxin — protein sequence MLLDSNIIIYSAQPEYANLRGLIAENSPAVSALSYLEVLGYHQLTEQQRQYFEAFFQVAEVLPISEEVLIQAVALRQQRRMSLGDAIIAGTALVHQLTLITRNVDDFQWIADINLLNPFDTRE from the coding sequence ATGCTTCTTGATAGCAATATTATTATCTATTCCGCACAGCCAGAATATGCCAATTTGCGAGGATTAATTGCGGAAAATTCACCAGCAGTATCAGCCCTCAGTTATCTGGAAGTATTGGGCTATCATCAACTGACGGAGCAACAACGGCAGTATTTTGAAGCGTTTTTTCAGGTTGCTGAAGTTCTGCCGATATCCGAGGAGGTGTTGATTCAAGCTGTTGCTTTGCGACAACAGAGAAGAATGTCATTAGGGGACGCAATTATTGCCGGGACTGCATTGGTGCATCAGTTAACATTAATTACCAGAAATGTGGATGATTTTCAGTGGATTGCTGACATAAATCTACTGAATCCGTTTGATACAAGAGAATAG
- a CDS encoding PIN domain-containing protein, translated as MGLICCRLILDTNVAIGILKADPSAIAFLATEQLEFENCAISQITRMELLSYPNLEAEEEQTIQNLLANLLVLKLDEKIEQEAIAFRRNHNVKLPDAIIAATAKVYGLRLLTLDRQLQAKFSI; from the coding sequence GTGGGATTGATTTGTTGTAGATTAATATTAGATACTAATGTGGCGATCGGCATTCTCAAAGCCGATCCATCGGCGATCGCATTTCTGGCAACCGAGCAGCTAGAATTTGAGAACTGTGCCATCAGTCAAATTACGCGAATGGAGTTACTCAGTTATCCTAACTTAGAGGCAGAAGAGGAGCAGACGATTCAAAACTTGTTGGCAAATTTATTAGTCTTGAAATTAGATGAAAAAATTGAACAAGAGGCGATCGCCTTTCGACGCAACCATAATGTGAAGTTGCCCGATGCGATTATTGCAGCAACTGCGAAGGTTTATGGGTTACGATTGTTAACGTTGGATCGGCAATTACAGGCTAAATTTAGCATTTAA